From Paenibacillus physcomitrellae, the proteins below share one genomic window:
- a CDS encoding response regulator transcription factor, with translation MKIKVMIADDNSFIREGMKIILSSFDEFEVIGTVQDGAEAVSFCRDHEVDVAMLDIRMPNMNGVEATRLIAAEGTAKPLILTTFDDDEFIIEAIHAGARGYLLKNNDPEQIRDAIKSVYNNHHVLQGVVVDRLKSGLTESASQRDSNADRSCAEPAPHAKLDLSLFTDRELEVMTQIAKGLSNKGIAKKLFLSEGTVANHITSILNKTGLAHRTQIAIYFLTGEVMTQDE, from the coding sequence ATGAAAATAAAAGTTATGATTGCCGACGACAATTCTTTTATTCGAGAAGGCATGAAAATTATTCTGTCCAGCTTCGACGAATTCGAGGTGATCGGGACGGTGCAGGACGGGGCGGAAGCCGTGTCTTTCTGCCGGGATCATGAGGTGGATGTCGCTATGCTGGATATCCGGATGCCGAATATGAACGGTGTGGAGGCGACGCGGCTGATTGCAGCCGAAGGTACGGCTAAGCCGTTGATTTTGACTACTTTCGATGACGATGAGTTTATCATTGAGGCCATTCACGCGGGCGCCCGCGGTTATCTGCTTAAGAATAATGATCCGGAGCAGATTCGGGACGCCATCAAAAGCGTCTATAATAACCACCATGTGCTGCAGGGAGTTGTTGTCGACCGGCTTAAAAGCGGGCTTACTGAATCTGCAAGCCAGAGGGATTCAAATGCAGACCGTTCCTGCGCGGAGCCGGCCCCGCACGCCAAACTTGATTTAAGCTTGTTCACGGACCGGGAGCTCGAAGTGATGACCCAGATCGCGAAGGGATTATCCAATAAAGGCATCGCCAAAAAGCTGTTTCTGTCCGAAGGAACGGTCGCCAATCATATTACGTCGATCTTGAACAAAACCGGCCTTGCGCACCGGACGCAAATCGCCATCTATTTTCTGACCGGGGAAGTTATGACCCAAGATGAATAG
- a CDS encoding sensor histidine kinase encodes MNSHKMMLEGWVIGSKLVLLGYVIWESYFRQNQTGGWAVFAYLVYICLVFAERVLKDRGARLVTALFTAAFLTLSSWLLEIPLLLLLPLSLIELGETFKPRGLSLLLLIAGAWLVPNRELPLYAAAAAISWLGYLIIREGGEKLVRQNSRNEELGADLQRLTRALSENREYARQSEYTIKLEERNRLSQRIHDEIGHSMAGALIQMEASKRLLTVNPEKAAELLGNAIHISKEGLEQIRLTLKDTKPRSEELGINRLRLFVDELAAKHSLSASLTYEGDLDVITPLQWKVIQDNAKEAVTNTIKYAEADKVQLHIQVLNRLVKSQISDNGIGAGQIVKGLGITGMEERTASLGGTLIVDGSDGFRVITLLPLEGKDSREFTHDGRS; translated from the coding sequence ATGAATAGCCATAAAATGATGCTGGAAGGCTGGGTTATCGGCAGCAAGCTTGTACTGCTCGGTTACGTCATTTGGGAGTCGTATTTCCGACAGAACCAGACCGGAGGCTGGGCTGTATTTGCCTATTTGGTTTATATTTGCCTGGTTTTCGCTGAACGCGTGCTTAAAGATAGAGGGGCAAGGCTTGTTACCGCTTTATTTACGGCAGCCTTTCTGACGTTGAGCTCTTGGCTGCTGGAGATCCCGCTCTTGCTTCTGCTGCCGCTCAGCCTGATTGAACTGGGAGAAACCTTCAAACCCCGCGGCCTTTCCCTGCTGCTTCTGATCGCCGGAGCTTGGCTTGTGCCAAATCGGGAGCTGCCGCTGTATGCGGCTGCGGCTGCAATATCCTGGCTTGGTTATTTGATAATCAGGGAGGGCGGAGAGAAGCTTGTCCGGCAGAACAGCCGGAATGAAGAGCTGGGTGCTGATCTCCAGCGGCTGACACGGGCGTTAAGCGAGAACAGGGAATATGCGAGGCAGTCTGAGTATACGATCAAGCTGGAAGAGCGAAACCGGTTATCCCAGCGGATTCACGACGAGATCGGGCACTCGATGGCCGGAGCGCTGATCCAGATGGAGGCGTCCAAAAGGCTGCTCACGGTAAATCCGGAGAAAGCGGCCGAGCTGCTCGGAAATGCCATCCACATCTCCAAGGAAGGCCTGGAACAAATTAGACTGACGCTGAAAGATACCAAGCCGAGATCCGAGGAGCTGGGCATTAACCGTCTTCGTTTGTTTGTGGACGAGCTTGCGGCCAAACATTCGTTATCCGCCTCCCTCACCTACGAAGGGGATCTGGATGTGATTACACCGCTCCAATGGAAGGTGATCCAGGATAATGCGAAGGAAGCTGTCACGAACACGATTAAATATGCCGAGGCTGACAAGGTTCAGCTGCATATCCAGGTGTTGAACCGTCTGGTGAAGTCCCAAATTTCCGACAACGGGATTGGTGCCGGCCAGATTGTCAAAGGTTTGGGGATTACGGGAATGGAAGAGAGGACCGCGTCCCTGGGAGGGACGTTGATCGTGGACGGATCAGACGGATTCCGGGTGATTACGCTCCTGCCTCTTGAAGGCAAAGACAGCCGGGAGTTTACTCATGACGGCAGGTCATGA
- a CDS encoding ABC transporter ATP-binding protein, whose translation MGNIIELKHVSWRRDGKTVLNDINWTVKEGENWAVFGLNGSGKTTILNMLSGYLWPSEGEVHVLGHKLGEIDVRELRRSIGWVSSSLEEKVYGTEKAQDLVVSGKYASFGLYEKTSEEDYERASKLMEQLRCGHLLDRTYQTCSQGEKQKLLIARALMASPKLLILDEACNGLDFISKEGLLESIEQLAQGPDAPHLMFVTHHTEEILPAFSHTLLLRRGQIYGQGLTRDMMSSEILSEFFELPVGVSWSHERAWLSKR comes from the coding sequence ATGGGGAATATCATTGAACTCAAACACGTATCCTGGCGCCGGGACGGCAAAACCGTCCTGAACGATATCAATTGGACTGTTAAGGAAGGCGAAAACTGGGCGGTATTCGGCCTGAACGGTTCCGGCAAAACGACTATCCTGAATATGCTCAGCGGCTACCTCTGGCCTTCGGAAGGTGAAGTGCATGTTCTAGGTCACAAGCTGGGGGAAATCGATGTCCGGGAGCTTCGGCGCTCGATCGGCTGGGTAAGCTCATCGCTTGAGGAGAAGGTTTACGGCACGGAGAAAGCCCAGGATCTGGTGGTCAGCGGCAAATATGCATCGTTTGGACTTTATGAGAAAACGTCGGAAGAAGATTATGAACGAGCTTCAAAGCTGATGGAGCAGCTGCGCTGCGGCCATTTGCTGGACCGGACTTACCAGACCTGTTCCCAAGGGGAGAAACAGAAGCTGTTAATTGCCAGGGCGCTTATGGCTTCGCCTAAACTGCTCATTCTGGACGAAGCCTGCAACGGGCTGGACTTTATCTCCAAAGAAGGGCTGCTGGAAAGCATCGAGCAGCTGGCTCAGGGGCCGGATGCACCTCATCTGATGTTCGTCACGCATCATACGGAAGAGATCCTGCCGGCCTTCAGTCACACCCTTCTCCTGAGAAGAGGGCAGATCTACGGGCAGGGGCTCACCCGGGACATGATGAGCAGCGAGATTTTATCCGAATTCTTTGAGCTGCCTGTCGGGGTTTCCTGGAGTCATGAGCGGGCTTGGCTGTCCAAGCGCTAG
- a CDS encoding class I SAM-dependent methyltransferase — protein MYMATDWKDYELIDTGAGDKLERWGDVILRRPDPQIIWPIENETGEWKSLHGHYHRSSSGGGNWDMKKPLPDKWTISYNHLKFYIKPTSFKHTGLFPEQAANWSWMMDKIKGAGRPISVLNLFAYTGGASVAAASAGASVVHVDAAKGMVQWAKENLQLSGLGDRPVRFITDDVFKFVQREQRRGNKYDAIIMDPPSYGRGPGGEMWKLEQSLYPFLESCLDILSDKPLFFLINSYTTGISPTVLNNMLSMTVQRRYGGRISAGELGLPITRSGLTLPCGILGRWEE, from the coding sequence ATGTACATGGCAACAGACTGGAAAGATTACGAACTGATTGATACGGGAGCCGGGGACAAGCTCGAACGCTGGGGGGACGTCATTCTCCGCAGACCCGATCCGCAAATCATATGGCCGATTGAGAACGAAACCGGCGAATGGAAGAGCCTGCACGGCCATTACCACCGGAGCTCCTCCGGCGGCGGAAACTGGGATATGAAGAAACCGCTCCCGGACAAATGGACGATTTCCTATAATCATCTCAAGTTTTATATTAAGCCGACCAGCTTTAAACATACAGGGCTGTTCCCTGAACAGGCCGCCAACTGGTCCTGGATGATGGATAAAATCAAAGGCGCAGGCCGGCCGATCTCCGTGCTTAACCTGTTTGCTTACACCGGCGGCGCATCCGTTGCCGCGGCATCCGCCGGCGCTTCAGTTGTACACGTCGATGCGGCGAAAGGCATGGTGCAGTGGGCGAAAGAGAACCTCCAGCTGTCCGGTCTCGGCGACCGTCCTGTCCGGTTCATTACGGACGATGTGTTCAAATTCGTGCAGCGCGAGCAGCGCAGAGGCAACAAATACGACGCGATCATCATGGACCCGCCTTCTTACGGCAGAGGGCCGGGCGGTGAGATGTGGAAGCTGGAGCAAAGCTTGTATCCGTTCCTGGAGTCCTGCCTCGACATTTTGTCGGACAAGCCGCTCTTCTTCCTGATCAACTCGTATACGACCGGCATTTCCCCCACGGTACTTAACAATATGCTGTCGATGACTGTGCAGCGCCGTTATGGCGGACGTATCTCGGCCGGTGAGCTTGGCCTGCCGATTACCCGTTCCGGCCTCACCCTGCCTTGCGGCATATTGGGACGCTGGGAGGAATAA
- a CDS encoding ABC transporter ATP-binding protein, producing MNVLEIKDLTRKFGDFVAVDHMNLKVREGEIFGFLGANGAGKSTTINMISSLLRITKGEILLLGKNISKHGKFAKMNIGIVPQDLAIYEEMTAYENIHFFAGLYGLRGQELKERTMEALEFVGLSDRAKELPKNFSGGMKRRLNIACAIAHKPKLIIMDEPTVGIDPQSRNYILNSVRKLNEMGSTIIYTSHYMEEVEELCTRIAIVDHGKVIAEGTKEQLESSITDTKDLWISYKSELPPDVERIRQIPGVTQVLDDPQEQMLRVHSKTEVNNLNTILQQLIQNDVEIRSVDEKAPNLETVFLTLTGRNLRD from the coding sequence GTGAATGTGCTGGAAATTAAGGACCTAACCCGTAAATTCGGGGATTTCGTCGCTGTAGATCATATGAACTTAAAGGTGCGTGAGGGTGAAATATTCGGTTTTCTTGGAGCCAATGGCGCCGGAAAAAGCACGACCATCAACATGATTTCCTCTCTGCTTCGCATAACAAAGGGAGAAATTTTGCTGCTCGGCAAGAATATCAGCAAACACGGGAAATTTGCCAAAATGAACATTGGCATCGTTCCGCAGGATCTGGCGATCTATGAGGAAATGACAGCCTATGAGAATATTCACTTTTTTGCGGGCTTGTATGGACTGCGGGGCCAGGAACTGAAAGAACGCACGATGGAGGCGCTTGAATTTGTCGGGTTGTCTGATAGAGCCAAGGAGCTGCCCAAAAACTTCTCGGGCGGCATGAAACGCCGCCTGAACATTGCCTGCGCGATTGCGCATAAGCCGAAGCTGATTATCATGGATGAACCGACCGTCGGCATTGATCCGCAGTCCCGGAATTATATCCTTAATTCGGTTCGCAAGCTGAACGAGATGGGCAGTACAATCATTTACACGAGCCACTATATGGAAGAAGTAGAGGAGCTCTGCACGCGCATTGCCATCGTGGATCACGGCAAAGTTATTGCCGAAGGAACCAAGGAGCAGCTCGAATCCAGCATTACCGATACCAAGGACCTCTGGATCAGCTATAAATCGGAGCTTCCTCCGGATGTGGAGCGTATCCGGCAAATTCCAGGGGTCACTCAGGTGCTGGATGATCCGCAGGAGCAAATGCTGAGAGTGCATTCCAAGACGGAAGTCAACAATTTGAATACGATTCTGCAGCAGCTGATTCAAAATGACGTTGAAATCCGCTCGGTCGATGAGAAAGCACCGAATCTGGAAACCGTATTTCTGACCCTGACCGGCAGAAATCTTCGCGATTAG
- a CDS encoding ABC transporter permease: MNILRIARKELLIQLRNKQTFLFMIAFPIVLILILGSALSNAFSAETTVDSMKLLYRDNAQNTQLKESWKAFSDVLKQEGVELTAWSSGTDGKQEVQDDRYTGYAELDDNGIHYYGSSQHQIENNIVQGMLSVYADRYNLAAAAIKIDPASVQPIVTGVDSFGDFIPETSLNKEKQPGSIDYYAIAMSTMIALYASMSSTSLIQGERSRKTSIRLSASPVSKGEIFAGKVIGATLINFVCVMVVVLFSGLVFQADWGSHYGAVALVLLTLVAFAVSLGLFCGYLFKEASGGRTFIVILIQVFSFIGGAYFPVGDDFSGHLALISPLRWANQALTQIIYADQVSALLPAAALNMALVAVLLILSGIYMRRQEAL, from the coding sequence GTGAACATATTACGTATTGCCCGCAAGGAGCTGCTGATTCAGCTCCGAAACAAGCAGACATTTCTATTCATGATCGCCTTCCCGATCGTACTGATCCTGATTCTTGGTTCGGCGCTGTCTAATGCTTTCTCAGCCGAAACCACTGTCGATTCTATGAAGCTGCTGTACCGGGACAACGCCCAGAACACACAGCTCAAAGAATCCTGGAAGGCTTTCTCGGATGTCCTCAAGCAGGAGGGTGTCGAGCTGACAGCCTGGAGCAGTGGTACGGACGGCAAACAGGAGGTTCAGGATGACCGCTATACCGGTTATGCCGAGCTGGATGATAACGGAATTCACTATTATGGAAGCTCGCAGCATCAGATTGAAAATAACATCGTTCAGGGCATGTTGTCGGTCTATGCCGATCGTTATAATCTCGCCGCCGCAGCCATCAAGATTGATCCGGCTTCGGTGCAGCCTATTGTAACCGGCGTGGATTCATTTGGCGATTTCATTCCGGAGACTTCACTCAACAAAGAAAAGCAGCCAGGCTCTATTGATTATTATGCGATTGCCATGTCTACCATGATTGCGCTTTATGCCAGCATGTCATCAACGAGTCTGATCCAGGGGGAGCGTTCCCGGAAAACGTCGATCCGGCTGAGCGCATCTCCGGTAAGCAAGGGTGAAATCTTCGCCGGTAAAGTGATCGGCGCCACCCTGATTAATTTTGTATGCGTGATGGTTGTTGTCCTCTTCAGCGGACTGGTCTTCCAAGCGGATTGGGGATCCCATTACGGCGCAGTGGCTCTGGTTCTACTGACGCTGGTGGCTTTTGCAGTGAGCCTCGGGTTGTTTTGCGGCTATTTATTCAAAGAGGCTTCCGGCGGCCGTACCTTTATCGTGATCCTCATTCAAGTATTTTCTTTTATAGGCGGTGCCTATTTCCCTGTGGGAGATGATTTTTCAGGCCATTTGGCTTTGATCTCGCCGCTCCGCTGGGCCAACCAGGCCTTAACCCAAATCATTTATGCCGATCAGGTATCTGCCTTGCTGCCGGCTGCGGCGCTTAATATGGCGCTGGTCGCGGTATTGTTAATTCTTTCAGGCATCTATATGAGAAGACAGGAGGCGCTCTAA
- a CDS encoding RluA family pseudouridine synthase, with translation MSEPLARTWSTPSMTILYEDNHLLGVEKPVNVPVQEDASGDPDMLTLLKEDLKERYNKPGNVFLGLVHRLDRPVGGAMIFAKTSKAASRLSEAVRSRQFEKTYLAVVHGVPSVRAGRLTHYLLKDERTNTVSVVPKGTNGAKEAILEYSMIGSTVDGLSLVRVELHTGRPHQIRVQFSHTGTPLYGDQKYGASVNKAGQQIALWSAFAGFPHPVTKELVKLVSAPPEQQPWSHWTREIGQLRF, from the coding sequence ATGTCCGAACCGCTAGCCCGCACATGGAGCACGCCTTCCATGACGATTCTGTATGAGGATAATCACCTGCTCGGTGTTGAGAAACCGGTGAACGTGCCGGTGCAGGAGGATGCCAGCGGCGATCCGGATATGCTGACTTTGCTGAAGGAAGATTTGAAGGAGCGCTACAACAAACCCGGCAATGTGTTTTTGGGGCTTGTTCACCGGCTGGACCGCCCGGTCGGGGGGGCAATGATCTTCGCCAAAACGTCCAAAGCGGCTTCGCGTTTGTCAGAGGCCGTCCGCAGCCGGCAGTTTGAGAAGACTTACCTGGCGGTCGTGCACGGCGTGCCTTCCGTCCGGGCGGGACGGTTGACGCATTATTTACTGAAGGATGAGCGGACCAACACCGTCTCCGTCGTTCCCAAAGGCACAAACGGCGCCAAGGAGGCGATTCTGGAATACAGCATGATCGGCAGCACGGTAGACGGCTTATCCCTGGTGAGGGTGGAGCTGCACACCGGCCGGCCGCATCAGATCCGCGTGCAGTTCAGCCATACGGGCACTCCGCTGTACGGGGACCAGAAATACGGGGCGAGCGTCAATAAAGCAGGGCAGCAGATCGCTTTGTGGTCGGCTTTTGCCGGCTTCCCGCATCCGGTGACCAAAGAGCTGGTCAAGCTGGTGTCCGCACCGCCGGAGCAGCAGCCCTGGTCCCATTGGACCCGTGAGATCGGACAGCTTCGCTTCTGA
- a CDS encoding putative bifunctional diguanylate cyclase/phosphodiesterase, protein MTPCSANHSAEAEILNILSKNTSDAVIWMNQDGVILHVNETLLTLSGHPGEYFIGRPFGRFFGVQMLHELNRSKVYVRDVNERELELEMTIAPVEHEGERIGILAIARLSKPERLQEQVLMRQIRQLTYYDSLTGLPNLNKFKEVWRHLQNNASAESTSAIVLLDLDRFGIVNHYAGYDRGDDFLIAVSQRLTSIIRQEDPVFRWSSDRFLILLQDVNKQQVRQIAERILEQFQLPFVVKQMEISITPSLGITMSPEDGEDVDMLLNNASTATYYAKETGKNSYRFYSRNMDSGASLALEQQLRKALERKEFVLHYQPKVDIAHGEVVGVEALLRWNHPEFGLVPPNQFIPLAEESGLIVPIGEWVLETACLQNKAWQMAGIPPVVMSVNLSPRQFKDGNIVQKVKQSLDKSGLSAEFLELELTESMMLDMNYAAETLAQLKMLGVRTSLDDFGKGYSSLTYLKSLPLDILKVDSSFVRHCTDNEQDAVLLKTIINMGQNLEMTVVAEGVEEEGQLEVLKTFGCHQAQGFLLSKPVPGEAIPSVISGIRTRFQAET, encoded by the coding sequence ATGACGCCATGCAGTGCGAATCATTCTGCAGAAGCGGAGATTTTAAACATACTTTCGAAAAATACTTCAGATGCCGTAATTTGGATGAACCAAGACGGAGTGATTTTGCATGTGAACGAGACTTTGCTGACACTCTCCGGCCATCCCGGTGAGTATTTTATCGGTCGGCCGTTCGGCCGTTTCTTCGGTGTTCAAATGCTCCATGAGTTGAATCGATCCAAAGTGTATGTCCGGGACGTTAATGAACGGGAGCTGGAACTCGAGATGACGATTGCTCCGGTGGAGCATGAGGGAGAACGGATCGGCATCCTTGCGATCGCGCGTTTATCCAAACCAGAACGGCTTCAGGAGCAAGTATTGATGCGCCAGATTCGGCAGCTTACCTATTATGACAGCCTAACGGGTTTGCCAAACCTGAATAAATTTAAAGAGGTGTGGCGCCATCTTCAAAACAATGCCTCTGCTGAGTCTACCAGCGCTATCGTACTGCTTGATCTGGACCGCTTTGGCATAGTCAACCATTATGCAGGCTACGACCGGGGAGACGACTTTCTGATCGCCGTATCCCAGAGGCTGACTTCAATCATCCGCCAGGAGGACCCGGTCTTCCGCTGGAGCAGCGACCGCTTTCTGATTCTGCTTCAGGATGTGAACAAACAGCAGGTTCGGCAGATTGCCGAACGAATTCTGGAGCAATTCCAGCTGCCGTTTGTCGTGAAGCAGATGGAGATTTCCATCACGCCTAGCTTGGGGATCACGATGAGTCCCGAAGACGGCGAGGACGTAGACATGCTGCTTAACAATGCTTCAACAGCCACGTATTATGCCAAGGAGACGGGGAAGAACAGCTATCGCTTCTACAGCCGCAACATGGACAGCGGCGCTTCGCTTGCGCTGGAACAGCAGCTGCGCAAGGCGCTGGAGCGAAAAGAATTTGTACTCCATTACCAGCCTAAAGTGGATATTGCCCACGGCGAGGTAGTAGGTGTCGAAGCCCTGCTGCGCTGGAACCATCCTGAATTCGGGCTGGTTCCGCCTAATCAGTTTATCCCCTTGGCTGAAGAAAGCGGGTTGATTGTTCCGATCGGTGAATGGGTGCTTGAGACCGCCTGTCTGCAGAACAAAGCCTGGCAGATGGCCGGCATCCCGCCGGTGGTTATGTCGGTCAATTTATCGCCCCGCCAGTTCAAGGACGGGAATATCGTACAGAAGGTGAAGCAGTCGCTTGACAAGTCGGGATTGTCTGCTGAATTTCTGGAGCTCGAATTAACGGAGAGCATGATGCTGGATATGAATTATGCGGCCGAAACCCTTGCGCAGCTCAAGATGCTCGGCGTCCGAACCTCACTTGACGATTTCGGCAAAGGGTACAGCTCTCTTACTTACCTGAAATCTTTACCGCTGGACATTCTGAAGGTGGACAGCTCTTTTGTCCGCCATTGTACGGACAACGAGCAGGACGCGGTGCTGCTGAAGACGATTATTAACATGGGACAGAACCTGGAGATGACCGTTGTCGCAGAGGGAGTCGAGGAGGAAGGACAGCTTGAAGTGCTCAAAACGTTCGGGTGCCATCAAGCACAAGGTTTCCTGCTGAGCAAGCCGGTTCCCGGTGAAGCCATTCCTTCGGTGATTTCGGGCATTCGCACACGGTTCCAGGCTGAAACCTGA
- a CDS encoding GNAT family N-acetyltransferase — protein MLSKQDWEQIKALQLEVEQADGISLKLNWDMLRERKPGDHYDFVYRENEKITAFLGLYDFASKLELCGLVAPDSRRKGIFRSLLAEALPPERAAAYKEILLNIPAASASGKGFAERLGLEVALTEYQMKFNPEVIGRLAPAPVAVSFRKAKLPDSCLLNRLDMEGFGLTEEEAGQLNDEALKQNETDGADAVMYVIEHDGQDVGKIRVHDDPMENWIYGFVIDPTYRGQGIGRSVLMKMVHEAQAKGSDLFLEVALENERALQLYQSCGFEQIQIQVYYSWRL, from the coding sequence ATGCTGAGCAAGCAGGATTGGGAACAAATCAAAGCCCTGCAGCTGGAGGTGGAGCAGGCCGACGGGATTTCACTCAAGCTGAACTGGGATATGCTGCGAGAACGCAAGCCTGGGGATCATTATGATTTTGTCTACCGCGAGAATGAAAAAATAACCGCTTTCCTTGGCTTATACGATTTTGCCTCCAAACTGGAGTTATGCGGCCTGGTCGCCCCCGACAGCCGGAGAAAAGGCATCTTCCGCTCGCTGCTTGCAGAGGCGCTCCCGCCGGAACGCGCGGCAGCGTACAAGGAAATTCTGCTTAATATTCCAGCCGCTTCTGCCTCCGGAAAAGGCTTTGCGGAGCGGCTTGGCCTTGAGGTTGCTTTGACCGAATATCAAATGAAGTTTAATCCGGAAGTGATCGGCCGTTTGGCGCCGGCCCCTGTTGCGGTTTCGTTCCGGAAAGCGAAGTTGCCTGACAGCTGCTTGCTGAACCGGCTTGACATGGAGGGATTTGGCCTGACGGAGGAGGAAGCCGGCCAGTTGAACGATGAAGCCTTAAAGCAAAATGAAACAGATGGCGCGGACGCCGTTATGTATGTCATTGAGCATGACGGGCAAGATGTGGGCAAAATCCGCGTCCATGATGATCCGATGGAAAACTGGATATACGGTTTTGTCATAGACCCCACCTATCGCGGGCAAGGGATTGGGCGCTCCGTGCTGATGAAGATGGTGCATGAAGCGCAGGCCAAAGGCAGCGATTTATTCCTGGAGGTGGCGCTGGAAAATGAACGGGCCCTGCAGCTCTATCAGTCCTGCGGCTTTGAACAAATCCAGATTCAGGTCTATTACAGCTGGCGGCTATGA
- a CDS encoding ABC transporter permease: protein MKELWWLSRRTLSAALRKKSGWIMLFILPVAGVLVSLLIYGGGSSSILRVGIVNQDGDSPITQNTMNFILNMNNAEVTVANTEETLKDQIASGSLDTGIVLESGFAEHVQSGHPEGLTVLSVKGAQVTAYLKSLLQNYIVNVASIGAATQQNPALFDQIYKEYNENHFKLDAAVVQDTSKAKNMTYQSMGFLIAFMMFSACNLTHLILKEKENRTYLRLLTSPVSAKMYVLSNVLVNIVLLMTQIALTLVVLKVVLGIDSGIPTAELVATLFLYGLTAIGLSLVIVAFAKNSSMSGALQNLIITPTCLLAGCYFPVDIMPDSVRKIATFLPQHWLLETVNDLQTGTPFGHLYLNLLIMAAFAAAFSLIAVYRFSRNNDTRTFV from the coding sequence ATGAAGGAATTATGGTGGCTTTCACGCCGAACGTTGTCGGCTGCCCTCCGCAAGAAATCCGGCTGGATCATGCTGTTTATTCTGCCGGTAGCAGGTGTGCTGGTCAGCTTGCTGATCTACGGAGGCGGCAGCAGCAGTATACTCAGGGTTGGAATTGTCAATCAAGACGGAGACAGTCCCATTACGCAGAATACGATGAATTTTATATTGAACATGAACAATGCGGAGGTAACCGTCGCCAATACGGAGGAAACGCTGAAGGATCAAATCGCTTCCGGATCTTTGGATACCGGTATTGTGCTGGAGAGCGGCTTCGCCGAGCATGTGCAGAGCGGGCATCCCGAGGGACTGACTGTACTTTCGGTTAAAGGGGCCCAGGTGACGGCTTACCTGAAATCCCTGCTTCAGAATTACATCGTCAATGTAGCTTCGATTGGTGCGGCGACCCAGCAGAATCCGGCTTTATTTGATCAAATTTATAAAGAATATAACGAGAATCATTTTAAGCTTGATGCTGCAGTCGTGCAGGATACTTCAAAGGCCAAAAATATGACTTACCAGTCCATGGGTTTTCTGATCGCCTTTATGATGTTCTCAGCCTGCAATCTGACTCATCTTATTCTGAAGGAAAAGGAAAACCGGACCTATCTGCGGCTGTTGACCTCTCCCGTCTCAGCAAAAATGTATGTGCTTTCGAACGTGTTAGTCAATATTGTTCTCCTTATGACACAGATTGCGCTGACACTGGTTGTACTGAAAGTCGTGCTGGGCATTGATTCAGGCATCCCGACAGCTGAACTTGTTGCTACGCTGTTCCTGTATGGCCTGACCGCAATTGGATTATCGTTAGTCATTGTGGCATTCGCCAAAAATTCCAGCATGTCCGGAGCCTTGCAGAATCTGATTATCACGCCCACCTGTCTCCTGGCAGGCTGCTATTTCCCGGTAGACATCATGCCGGACAGCGTGCGAAAAATCGCCACGTTTCTTCCGCAGCATTGGCTGCTCGAAACCGTTAATGACCTGCAGACGGGTACGCCTTTTGGTCATCTTTATCTGAACTTGCTGATCATGGCGGCTTTTGCTGCCGCTTTTAGCCTCATTGCCGTCTACAGGTTCAGCCGGAATAATGATACCCGGACCTTCGTATAG
- a CDS encoding PilZ domain-containing protein, whose amino-acid sequence MMDRRKFERSKIPPLEIEVSQVTGDKGVYEHVKMIIEEVSEEGMRFWASVPFELGEMIRFEWPTLQTDSLVQGRISWVQGSNETGYRCGLHMINE is encoded by the coding sequence ATGATGGACCGAAGAAAGTTTGAACGCTCCAAAATCCCGCCGCTTGAGATTGAGGTCAGCCAGGTTACGGGGGATAAAGGAGTTTATGAACATGTCAAAATGATCATTGAAGAAGTTAGTGAAGAAGGAATGCGATTTTGGGCGTCTGTACCTTTTGAATTGGGAGAGATGATCCGGTTTGAATGGCCGACCCTGCAAACAGATTCCTTGGTTCAAGGCCGTATATCCTGGGTTCAAGGATCTAATGAGACCGGTTACCGGTGCGGGCTTCATATGATCAACGAATAG